One region of Mucilaginibacter sp. 14171R-50 genomic DNA includes:
- a CDS encoding PAS domain S-box protein — protein sequence MINTIANTPLSYTLLNALPVAVYTCDKDGRITWFNDAAVGLWGRAPEKNQELWTGALKILKPDGQPLPLHNCPMARAIKEGVAIDGQEIIIEQPDGKQVNVLTHPVPLFDDDGVLTGAINTLLDVTEQRNSERKQAMLAAIVTTSDDAIVSKTLEGIITSWNGGAQQLFGYTEEEVIGRHITILIPHERLQEETEILTKIRKGERVEHYKTYRRHKNGTEIPVSLAISPIKDRKGNVIGASKIARNVYKQQLAENTLQQYAENLELLNTIGKTISENLDVQEILQKVTDATTTLTGAAFGAFFYNKLDEQGESYMLYTLSGAPREAFEKFGMPRNTDVFAHTFNGLGIVRVDDITKDPRYGHNHPHYGMPKGHLPVVSYLAVPVVSKSGEVIGGLFLGHPEAGRFTREHEMLVSGVSSQASVALDNAQMYEEIQKLNSKKDEFIGLASHELKTPMTSLNGYLQIIDRSLGENDRNKVFIQKALSQINKLSDLISDLLDVSKIEAGKLPFSLSTFNLPELVDEVADLMQYSTKTHRIIICSDIHDLVVHADKQRIEQVMINLISNAIKYSPQADMINISVSASHDKAAVTVQDFGMGISKEQQERIFSRFYRVDDLASHISGLGIGLYISKDIITRHGGRLYVESEPGKGSTFGFEIPLKQ from the coding sequence ATGATAAACACGATAGCGAACACACCACTATCTTATACACTTTTAAATGCCCTGCCGGTGGCCGTTTACACCTGCGACAAAGATGGGCGGATTACCTGGTTCAACGATGCCGCGGTAGGACTATGGGGCCGTGCTCCCGAAAAAAACCAGGAGTTGTGGACCGGCGCTTTGAAAATATTAAAACCCGACGGGCAGCCCCTGCCCTTACACAATTGCCCGATGGCGCGCGCCATAAAAGAGGGTGTTGCTATTGATGGCCAGGAAATAATTATAGAACAGCCCGATGGTAAGCAAGTTAACGTGTTGACGCACCCGGTGCCTTTGTTTGACGACGACGGCGTACTTACCGGTGCCATTAACACCCTTTTAGATGTTACCGAACAAAGAAACAGCGAGCGAAAACAAGCTATGCTGGCCGCGATAGTCACCACATCTGATGATGCGATAGTAAGCAAAACCCTTGAAGGCATTATTACCAGCTGGAACGGGGGCGCGCAGCAATTGTTCGGATATACCGAAGAAGAGGTAATAGGCCGCCATATAACCATATTGATACCCCATGAACGGCTGCAGGAAGAAACTGAAATATTAACTAAGATAAGAAAGGGCGAAAGGGTTGAACACTATAAAACCTACCGCCGGCATAAAAATGGAACGGAAATACCGGTTTCGCTGGCCATATCGCCCATCAAGGATCGTAAAGGCAATGTTATAGGCGCATCAAAAATTGCGCGGAACGTTTATAAACAGCAGCTCGCCGAGAACACCTTACAGCAATACGCTGAAAACCTGGAACTGCTTAACACTATAGGTAAAACGATATCCGAGAACCTGGATGTACAGGAGATATTGCAAAAAGTTACCGATGCCACTACCACCCTTACCGGTGCAGCTTTTGGCGCGTTCTTTTACAACAAGCTTGACGAGCAGGGCGAATCGTACATGTTATACACCTTATCAGGCGCGCCAAGGGAAGCCTTTGAAAAGTTTGGGATGCCCCGTAATACTGATGTTTTTGCGCATACTTTTAACGGCCTGGGCATTGTTAGGGTTGATGACATTACAAAAGACCCCCGGTATGGCCATAACCATCCGCATTATGGTATGCCAAAGGGCCATTTGCCTGTAGTAAGTTATCTTGCGGTACCGGTTGTGTCAAAAAGCGGCGAGGTTATCGGCGGCCTGTTTTTGGGCCATCCGGAAGCCGGCAGGTTTACCCGCGAACATGAGATGCTGGTATCGGGTGTATCATCACAAGCCAGCGTAGCGCTTGATAACGCTCAAATGTATGAGGAGATCCAAAAGCTCAACTCAAAAAAAGACGAATTTATAGGGTTGGCCAGTCACGAGTTAAAAACACCCATGACCAGCCTTAACGGCTACCTGCAAATCATCGACCGCAGTCTGGGCGAAAACGACAGGAACAAAGTGTTTATACAAAAAGCCTTATCACAGATAAATAAACTGTCGGACCTTATATCAGACCTGCTCGATGTATCGAAGATTGAAGCCGGAAAGCTCCCTTTCTCGTTGAGTACGTTCAACCTGCCCGAACTGGTTGATGAAGTGGCCGACCTGATGCAATATTCAACCAAAACACACCGTATTATTATCTGCTCTGATATTCATGACCTGGTAGTTCATGCCGATAAACAACGTATCGAACAGGTGATGATCAACCTCATTTCAAACGCTATCAAATACTCGCCACAAGCCGATATGATCAATATTTCGGTATCCGCATCCCACGATAAGGCCGCTGTAACGGTGCAGGACTTTGGCATGGGTATAAGCAAAGAACAGCAGGAGCGCATTTTTTCGCGCTTTTACCGTGTGGACGACCTTGCCTCGCATATTTCAGGACTGGGAATAGGGCTGTATATCAGCAAGGATATCATTACGCGCCACGGTGGCAGGCTATACGTAGAAAGCGAGCCCGGTAAAGGATCTACCTTTGGTTTTGAGATACCACTTAAACAGTGA